A stretch of DNA from Leucobacter luti:
TCGATGACCCGGAAGGTGAGGTGGGGATCGAAGGCCACCTCGTTACCGCCGGAGATGACACGATCTATCACGTCGTGCTCACCTACCGCGGGGAACCGCTGGCCGATGGTGAAGAGTTCCTGCTCGGCACCAGTGAACACGGCGTGCTCGGCACACGCTGGATTAGCGACGGCGCCGGGGATCCGGTCTCGCGCACCGTGCTCGCGGAGGCGATGGCGCACGGACGTTCCGAAGCCGAGCAGTTCTACGAGAACGCGGCGGGGGAGACCTCACAACTCCGGCCGCTCAGCCAGCTCAGAGGCTCCGGGGACCCCGAGAGCGCTGTGCCTGAAATGTGGGCGGCATCGGTGTCCGAATTCGGTGGCGTCACGATCGCGGAAACCGGATTCGCCACGCTCCGGATCCGGCACGTGCTCGATGCCGCAGCGCTCGCCGGAGGCGGCGCTGAGGCGCTCGCAGCGGCCGAGAGCGGCGCAGGGCCGGAAGCGTACGCGCTGCGCCTTACCTGGGCCGGCCAGGAGCTTCCGGTCACGATCGCGGCGCTCACAACAGTGGCTCCCGAGTAAGTCCCGGACGGCAGCCAGGCTCGACCCGCCCGGAATCTCGGAAGCGACCACCCCGATTTCCAAGTTTGGCCACTGACCCGCTACAGTAGTCCATGCGTGAGAACGCAAATCGGGATGTGGCGCAGCTTGGTAGCGCACGTCGTTCGGGACGACGGGGTCGCAGGTTCAAATCCTGTCATCCCGACAGTAACCCCCGGAACTACCGCAGAAACATGCGGAAGTTCCGGGGGTTTTTTGTTGCCCAAGAGTTCCCACCCAGGCTCAGAGCATATTTAGGGCACATGGGAAACTACGCCGCCTCTGATGAAGCTTCTTCGCGCCTGTTCTTGACTAGCTCTTGAAGCGCTTTCTCGCGCCGAGTTTCCATGAGGACTGCCACCTCCTGGATGCGATCTCGCCACTGTGCGGTCCCACCACATGACAGGCAGAAGTCTTGAGGTGGACGGAGATGTCGGTGAGTGACTGTATCGGCCGCGCAGCAGAAGCAGTGACGTGGGTGGCTGACAGGTCGCACATGAGTGCAGAGGCGCTGATGAAAGCGCAGGTGCACGTAACTCTTGCCCTGGTGGAGCAGCAGCGCATTCACCCCCTGATCGCGCTGTGGCATGGCTCGCCCGTGAAAGAGGAATGCATCAGGGACGGTGAACGAGGCCTGTTGGGCGGGAGTAGCGGAGTGCTGCGCCCTGAGATCCGTGACGGATTGGGGGTCCGTGAGTAAAGGCATCCCGAAGAATACTGTGGCCATGGTGTTGAAGAGGGATCAAGGCCTTTGTGTTCCTTGGATCTCCGCGCATTGCTTGGGTGAAGCGCAGGTCGCTGCTCATCGAGGGAACCGGGGCAATGGCGGAGCAAGGTTCGGGGTACTGGACCAGCCCTCGAACCTGATTGCCGCGTGCTCGCCCTGCAACGGGTTCAACGAGGCCAGTGCTGATCGTGCCGAACTTGAAGCGCGCGGAGTTCAGGCGCGTGATGACTCCACCCCGCCGAAGACCGCCCAGCGCGCTCTCATAACACCTGTCCGCTACCCGGAAGGGCGGTTGTTCTATCTGGATGACGAAGGGGGACGCGTCGAACTCGACACGACCCCGTATGAGCGAGAAAGGAGGTGCAAGGTGGCGTGGTTTCGTGTTGATGGTCAGTTCGGTACGAACCCGAATTCGAGGTAAATTCCGAGGGCAGAGCGGCATGCCTGTTTGGGGTTGTGGCTGCAGGCTGGCGTTTGGTCAGCGCAGCCTCTCACGGCTGGTCGGACTCCGGGTTACATGCTCGATGAGTTGGGGACGAATGTGTCTCACCAGGACAGACTTGTGACGGTCGGATTGTGGCAGGACGAAGGCGATGACATCGCGTTCAACGACTGGACCGACTACCAACCGTCGCTTGCTGACGCAATGGCTAACAGGGAGAAGGGGCGCCGCCGGAAGGAAGCCTATCGATTCAAAAAGGCCGAAACCACAGGGCAAAATCCCGACGGGACACAAACGGAAGAGGGTTCCGGGACACCCCGACCCGGCCTACTAAAGGAAGTAGCTAACGCTACTTCTACGCGCAAGGCTCACGAATCACATCCTATTGGATGCCCGATTTTGGTCCTATCCAGCAGCTGCAGTTCGAGTGTCCTGGCCTTGATCTGGAATCCGAGCACAAGGTGTTCGTTGACTACTGGATCGCTCAGCCAGTGCAGAAGAGCGTGAAGCCCGATTGGGCCAACTGGATGCGCCGCAATCAAAGTGAACGTGGTGTCTCTATTCGCGGTGCGGGGTCGAAGCCGACTGCTGGTGATAGGGCTCGGGCGATCGCTGACGAGTTCAGGAAGGATAGGCCATGACGCCGGGTGAAGTTGCTGACCTGCTCAGCCTGTTCGTGGAGCTTGAACGGTACCCGACCGCGGACAAGATGACGAAATGGAAAGTGGTGGCTTGAACTGCAGTGTTCGAGCAGGAAGCGCCAGCTATGACGTTCGATGAAGCGCAGCCGCTCGTGATCCGCTATTACGGGACCGCGGGGGAGTCGCTGACACCTTTCGCGTTGATTGAGGCGGGCTGAGAAACCAATGATGCCGTCCCAGATCGCAGCGGACGTGCGCGTGGCGAAGCGGCTTGGGATGGCGGCTGCGGATCACCGCGCGCTTGACCCGCTACCCACTACCCGCTGCCCGCTGATGTTGCGTGCCGGCTGGCGGAGTATCGAGCTGGCGTGAATGCGGAGGCTCCAACTGTTGAGTCGGGGCCTTTGTAGTCCCCGTTGAGGCTCGATGCTGGGTGGCGACTGTGACCGACGAGGAAGTGTTCGAACTACTCCCGATAACTGCAAAGCCCGTGACCGCTGTCCGAGGCCGCGACGCGGCCCGTGTCGCGGAGTGCTTCGAAGAAGGCCGTGCGGACGTGCTGGCCGTGATCCTCGCCGGTATGCACTGGGGATCTCGCGGCGGCACGAAACGAAGCACTCAGGGAAGCCGCCAGCGCGAAAGCGTCTGAGCAGCCTGCGTGCACGAATCTACGGGCCACGAAAGAACGAATGAAAGAACCCGAGCGAGATCTTGATACCACTGCAGAACGATTCCGCACGAGAACGTGAGCCGCATGAAAGAACCCGAACAGTCGCCATTCTGGCCAGACCGTATCCGAGAGATAGCAGACCAGCTCAACAACGAAAAGGAAAACGAATGCGTGCAGAAGATGACCTCGCCGCTGCGATGAAGAGAATCGCGAACATGGGCGTGACAATCAGCGTGAACCGTGCGCCCGGTTCGGCGTTCCGGGATCCGTCACCGACGGATGAGATCGTGCGTGCAGCACCGAGACAAGGAATCTACGAAAAAAAGGGCTGAAATCATGGCTGGCGAACCACTGATCACTGTTGTAGGGAACCTGGTCGCGGACCCGGACCCAGAGCCGCGCGTCTCGCAGACGGGCAAATTTTGGGTGACGTTCCGCGTCGCCTCAACACCGCGCGTGCGGGACAAGCCGTCGGGTGACTAGTCAGGCCCGGATGCCGCGCGTTCGACGAACTCGCGGACCACATCGCCCAGTCAAGCAAGAAGGGCACACGAGTGCCGATGGAAGGGTGCCTGTCCGTGCACACGTTCACAGACCAGCAAGGGCAGTAGCCGACGGGCCTGAACTATGACGTTGAAGCGATCAGGTCAGAACTGCGCTTCAACAACGTTCGGGTGCAGCCACGCCAGAGCACCCAGGGGGGGGGTAGGCGGGGGTTCACCCCAGGGGCAGAGTTGGCAAGGGCACAACCACCACAAACGGGCGCGCAGGGGTTCGGAGGCTTTTACGACAACCAACAGTTCTAGCCAACAAACCGTGCAGGACTGCCCCCAAACCCGGTTCCTGCACAACAACCTAGGCCCGCCACGAGTGGGCCTTTCGGATGCCCGGGAGGGGCCATAGTGCTGGAACCTTGCAGTTAGCGTCTATGAATCTGGACCCTAGTCGGTGTCTTTATTTAGGCTTGTGTCGGTCAAAGACTGCATCCATACATCGAATGTCTCATGCATTCTTTCGGTCTCTTGAAACAGGTCATCGATGCCGTCGTTGGGGAAAGCCATCCATGAACTGATTTGTGATGTAATGCGACGCCCAGGAGGGTTGATCAGACACAACATCCCAGATTGAATCTGCGCGTCAGGGTCGTGCTTTCTAATCAAGGAGTGATCAATAAAGGCTCTAACCCAAGTTGACATTTCTTGCGCATGGGGTATGCCTGACTGAGTTATGACCCATAACGCTCTATCAATAGTGGGGACGCTATAGAGCGGCTTGCGGTCTTCGTTGAAAAGCTTGTTGGCTTCTCTTTCCAGAATTAAAGCTGCTTCAAGTGCTTCTCTCTGGCGGTCAGCAGCAAAGCCCTTATTGAAGTCTTGCCTAGCTGCCGCGATAGACCTGTCAGTGTCCACTTTTGCCTGAGCTAAAGACTTAGCCGTTTCTTCGCGAGAGAGTTTCGTGCTCGTCCTTATCGTAAAAAAGGTTACTGCCCCGAGCGCGAGTATCTCGATGAGCGGGATCTTGTAGCTCACCTGGGAACCCAGCCAAGAAACGAACGCAAATACTATTTCCATCCCCGCACTCTATCCAGGTTTGGAGGTGGGTCTGATGCGCGTTTAGGTGACAGTTTGGTCAGGCAGCAAGTGCGACCTGTTTGTTCATGATGGTCTCGTATTCGAGCGGCGTCAAACGTCCCAACCGGGCTTGTCTGCGACGTCGGTGGTAAGTGCGCTCGATCCAGATCACGATCGCTGACCGGAGCTCGTCACGAGTCGCCCAGGTCCCCCGGCTCAGAACGTTCTTCTGGAGCAGACTAAAGAACGACTCCATCGCCGCGTTGTCGCCCGCAGCACCCACACGCCCCATCGAGCCGGCCTTGCCATGAGCGGCGAGCGCGCGCTGTAGTTTCCGGCTTCGGAACTGAGATCCACGATCCGTGTGCAGCACACACCCACGCACGTCACCGCGACGAAGCACGGCGTTGTTTAACGCGGTCACCGCAAGCGCGGATGTCATCTGCGATGCGATGGAGTAGCCGACAATCCGGTTTGACCACACGTCTTTCACAGCGCAGAGGTAGAGCTTGCCTTCACCAGTCCAATGCTCGGTGATGTCCGAAAGCCATAACTCGTTTGGAGTAGCGGCCACGAACTCGCGCTGGACCAGGTCGTCGTGAACAGGTGGGCCAGGCTTCCTCCCTTTCCCGCGGGCTTTCTTCTTCCCGAATGCTGACCACCACTGCTGGTCTCGGCAGAGCCGCCACGCAGTCCGGTCACACATCGGTTCCCCGGAGCTCTTCGCTTCGTCGGCGAGGAACCGGTATCCAAACTCCGGATCCTCTATATGGGCGTCATAGAGCGCGTTCGCACGATACGCCTGCATGAGCTCTCGCCCGGTGACTGGACTACGTAGCCACCGATAGTAAGGCTGGCGTGAGAGCTTCAATACCCGGCACGACACCTGGACGGGGATCCCGTCATTGGTGAGCTCTCTCACGAGCGGGTAGAGCCTTTTCCCGGCAAATGCGCCTGCGAGAGATACGCGGCCGCACGTCGGAGCACTTGCACTTCTTGTTTGAGGAGTTTGTTCCGTTTACGAAGCTCACGTAGCTCAGCGTTCTCAGAACGGGTCACGCCAGGTTTCTCTCCGGCCTCGACGCGTTCCTCTCGAAGCCATTTATCGAGGGTTCCGACATGGATGCCGAAGTCCTTCGCGATCTGCGCGAGTGTCACTTCCGGGCCACGATTTAACGCGATCCGGATGACGTCGTCTCGGAACTCTCTGGGGTAACGAGGGGGCATAGGTTCATCCTTCCAGGCCAGCCGAAACTAGCCATGTTGAATGTCACCTAAACGCGCATCAGACCCCTGACGAACTGGAAGGCTTGTCTGAGGTGACGTACGGTGTGTGGCCGGGCGAAGCCGGTGTCCTCGCTCCGGGCGAGCAGGTTATCGCTACGGCAAGCTACGCTCTGAGGCAGGCCGATGTGAACGCAGGCCAGGTTGAGAACACCGCGACGACGACGGGTAACCCGCCCACTGGAGACCTAGTGGCGGACGATGACATTGAGATCATCCATGTGGATCCCGCGCCCGGTATCGAGCTGGTGAACACCGGCGGTCTCGAAGAAGGCGCAACGGTTGTTCCGGGTGACCTGATCGAGTACGAGTTCATTGCTACGAACAATGGCAATGTCACCCTCACGGGCGCCACGATTGACGATGAGCTGGAAGGTCTGTCGGAGATCTTCTACACCTGGCCGGGAGAAGCTGGTGTTCTCGCTCCGGGTGAGCAGGTCACCGCGACCGCGAACTACGCTCTGACGCAGGCAGATATTGACGCCGGCAACGTGCACAACTCGGCGACCACCACTGGCAACCCGCCCACGGGCGACCCGGTGGACGACGACGACGAGGACGTGCCCCTCCCGCAGCTGCCAGTCATCGACCTGGTGAAGACCGGAACGCTCGCAGGCACGGGCGTAGCTGGTGACACCGTGAATTACCAGTTCACGGTCACCAACACCGGCAACGTTACCTTGGCCGGCGTCACGATTACTGACGAGCTGGCAGGCCTGTCGGCCATCGTGTTCGGTGAGTGGCCGGGTGCTGCTGGTGTCCTCGCTCAGGGTGAGCAGGTCACCGCGAATGCGAGCTACGTGTTGACACAGGTAGCGTCGACGACATCGCGACCACCACTGGCAACCCGCCCACGGGCGACCCGGTGGAGGATGAGGACGACGTGACTGTACCTTTGACCCCGGGCCCCGCAATCGGCCTGCTGAAGTCGAGTACCCTTCCCCAGGGCGCGGGCTCCGACGCGGATGACCAGGTGAACTGCGCCTTCACTGCGACGAACACCGGCAACGTTACGTTGACCGATGTGTCGATCACTGATGAGCTGGAAGGCCTGTTGGAGATTGTCTATACCTGGCCCGGTGAAGCTGGCGTCCTCGCGCCCGGTGAGCAGGTGACGGCGACGGCGAGCTACACGCTGACGCAGGCTGACGTGGATGCCGGCAGTGTCGATAACGATGCGCTCGTCACCGGCACGCCTCCCACGGGCGACCCCGTAGAGGATCCAGACGAGGAGAACACGCCGCTGCCCCAGGCGCCGGCCATTACCCTCGTGAAGACCGGGAAGCTTAACAGCGACCGGATCGCCTACACCTTCACCGTCGCCAACACCGGCAATGTCATCCTCACCGGGGTGGAGATCACCGACGAGCTCAAGGGGCTGTCGAAGATCACCTACGGCTCCTGGCCGGGCGAAGCTGGCGTGCTAGAATCGGGCCAGCAGATGATGGCAACTGCGAGCTACAGGCTCAACAGCGCCGACCGTGATCGCAGATACGTGGACAACCACGCCTCCGTCACTGGCAACCCGCCCAGCGGAGACCCGGTGCAGGCAGATGACGATGAGAAGATCACCGTCGGAGCCCTCGCGGTCACCGGTGGGCAGGGCATCGCCAACGCGGGCTTCCTCGCGGCTGGCCTGCTCCTTGCCGGCGGAGTGTTGTGCCTAATCCGCAACCACCGTGCGGGAACGCATGAGGCTACGGTCCAGATGAACTAACCCTCCGCAGTTCAGTACCTTCCCCGGCTCTCAGCATGAAAGCTGTGAGTCGGGGAAGCTGCCGGCCTCACCGCGATCGCAAACGATGATTGCGGGACGGAGCACCTCAGACCCACCACACCCTGCGGCGCAACTTCGCAAACTTCCCCTTTTGAGCGAAGCTTCCTCCGCGTTGCAGGTGTGGTGTCAACGCCGCCTGATCGAATTCCCCTAGGGTCATGACAACCCACACAATCGATCAAGAGGCGGCACCCCGTGCAGCCTTGGGCCCCTTTCCCCGAAGGCGATCCAGGGCTGCACTCTTTGTGAGCACGGCTGACGATAGCCGTGCTGCCTGAAGCGTATTGAGAGCGGTAGATAGACTGGGCCTATGACCGCCCGCCGCCTTCTATATGCTCCGTTCACCCTCGTGGCTCTCGCCGCGACCGTCGTCGGATGCGCAGCTGAACCCGCGCCGACGGAGGCGCCGCGGCCGTCTCAGGCGACGGAGGCTGTTGAGGCCCCAGAGCCTGCGGAGGAGCCAACCACGCAGCCCGCGGCCACGACGATCCCTGAGACGTGTGAGCAGCTCCTGCCGCTCGCGACCGTCCAGACCTATGATCCAAGACTCGAAGCGCACCCGGGAGTGGATGCTGAGACACAGCTCTCAGGGATGATTGGCCCTAAGACGATGGGGACTTTGCAGGCCGGTGAGCGGCAGCTTTACTGCAACTGGGGGACTACTGGTACCGGGGCTCTCAGCTATCTCGGTGCGGCAATAATAAACGATTCGGCGAAGGCCGAATTGGTAGCGGCGTTGCGCGACTCGGTCTATGAGGAAGTGCCGGCGGATGGCGCAGAGGCTCAATTCACGCAGGGACAGTCGTATGAGCACCAGCACACGGATCGGATCATTCTTGACGGCGACCTGCTGATCGCGGTCAGTCATACAATTACCGGCGATTTTGCACAGGACGCGTGGGCAAGGATCCGCCGGTGACCGGTGCGCGCATCTACTCGATGTCTTGCGGCGGCTGCGGTTTTCTAGAGGAGCACCGGGTATTGGATGGTGCGGAGCCAGCGTTCAACATGGTGGAGCCGCGGAGGATCAAAGACGCTATGGGAATGGAGTTGACGGTGGCGACGTGTCCGCTTTGTGGCGGGCGGGCGGGCGGGTGGTGGGTGAGGTGCGGGCGGGGTAGGCCGCGCATACGTGCTATTGGGGTCCCTACGACCCCAGTGAGGAGCCACAACATGCCGGAGCAAGTACAGGGCCTACGGACCAGCCCGTACGCGACCACCGCTGTCACCTACGACTGCGAGAACTCGATGGCGAGGATCCAGTAGATCAGTGGGTGCCGCGCGTTCACTGTGGTGTCGCTGAGCCATGGCGCAGACCTGTTCGTGGACGATGAGGCCTTGTTGGTCAGTGAGCCCGAGCTGAATCTCACACCAACTGTGATCTCGCACAACCTCGGCAGCGCGCAAGTGCGGTTCGGTGTCGGCCTAGCGATTGGCGCGGACGATGCGACCGGCGAGACCGTCGAACTGACCGCGGAGCAGCGGTGCGTTCTTTGGGAGGCTGCGAATGAGAAGCTTGCGCCGGCTGTGCGGGATCGGCTGTGCGAGAGTTTAAATCCGTGGCCTGATTTGGTGGCACTGGTGAAGGAGCGCCGGTGAGGGGCGACCAATCGTTCGTGAGGCACCCCGCCCGTGGCACAGGGGCTGTGCGCTTGATATGTAGACTTGGCCCATGGGCATACTGAATTTCTGGTCGAGTCGCGACCGTGAAAATTGGTATGGCTTTTCAATTGATGCAGGGCGAGAATACCTCGCTGTTCAGCGTGACGAACTTAATGGGATCCGGAACCGGAGTATCACGATCCTCGGTCTGGTCGCTGCTGCATGTGCTGTCCTACTGACGGCCGTCCTAGACTCTTCAGGGTTAGCGCGCAACGGGTGGTTTTACACGCTGTGCGTTCTTGGCACCCTATCCTTCGGGGTCAGCGCAACGTGCGTGACGTTGATCGCCAATCCGGGGCTCAGCTACAAGCCAGCGCTATATCCCGACCACCTACTCAGCTACATGAAGAACCCCATGAACAAAGATGCCCGGGAGACGGCGAATCCGTACGTCAAGAACGTGTCGCTGACATCTGAAGATGCAAAGTTGGCGCTGTGCATGGCCATCGACGAGATGCTTATTCTCAATGAAGCGAGCTTGTCAAAGGTGCGAAGTAGATACCGGGTTTGCTTATTCTTTTGCTTCCTATCATTGGTGCTTTGGAGCGCACTTGCATGGGTGTTCGCATGAACGTACCTGTCTTCAAACCCAGAAAACCTGGCGTGCCGCGCAGGCCGAGCGAAGATGAACTTCCTCCAAGCGTGCCCCTAGGAAGGGCTTTGAGGGTGATCGGCATCATTCGAAGCAATGCCTCGAAGGCGGAACTGGGCGAACTCGTCCGTAAGCTGGTCATTCCTCTGCAGCAGGATCCGTCCGCTGAGAAGGTCACATTGGAGAATGTTTGGGTCAGAATCGGTGGAACCAATCAGGACATCAGAGTTGTACACGTTGCGGTGAATTCTTCAACTGCCGTTACTCTGCTCAGCCACATGAGGTCATCAAATTCTGTGCGATTGTCAGGTATCCTTCCTGCTGAACTGAGGATAGTAGACGCGGTGCAGGTTCTTATTAACGATGGTCTCGAACAGGTAGTTCAAGTGCTGCCAGTTCAGTACCTGTGATCTCTGTGCCGGTGAGCGCCTTCCCGAAGCACCGGCACCGCGCGTTACCCACTGCCTGACGGAAGATCAGCACGCACCCAGAATCCATCGCGCCGCAGTGTCCATCGCCACCGCGTGGCCCGCGCGCTCAACAGACCCGCCGCTCGTGGCCGTGTGGCTCGCCGGTCAGTACGCAGAACTCTGAGTGTGCCAGACACTACACCCTGACGACGGTCGTGTGGCGCTCGCGACGGTGTGGGCCGAGCTGCGCGAGCGGCTGATAGATGCGGGCGGCGCTCAATGCGGTGCAACCTCGGCGGATTCGAGACGCCAAGGGAGTGGAACTGGCGGTGGCGGAGTGCCCTCTCTGCAGCGGGCGGATGGTGGGCGAGGTGCGGGCTAGCACGTGATACTCGGAAGTTGGCACGATTGATTCATGCCCAAGACATTGAATGCCTCCGATATCCCCTTGAACGTAAGTGGCGAAATAGATAAGAAGCCACTCACGGGCGAGATTAGCAAGGACTCGGTTGGTCGATTTTGGTTCTCGTCGGAGACAACGTGGGCTGGTGGAACGCAGAACGGAAGTCGAATGGCCAAAATCAAGACCTTTCGAGGTAGTGGGGGTTCAGTCCCGATCTACTTTCGAGGGTCCGACGCATACAAAAATGGTCAGCAACTCATTCATATCGAGGACCTAAGGGTTGGGTCTGCGGAACCGGAAGAGCTGTTCCAGTCGGTGAGGTGCGCTTACCAGCACGCCGGAGTGGCTTGTGGCTACTACCACAGGGACGGTGCGCAACGCTCGCCAGGTGCTCCGCCAACGCTGCCTGCTCTCGAAGGGGCTCCTGAAATGCAAATGGTGTTCACCGGGGGTGCGGTGGAGCTGAACTCGGCCCTTCCGGCCCACTTGGAAGATTTTGAGACCCACCTTGATGCGTTCCGCCGGATGCTGACATTTGCCGTGCAGCGACCGATAGCTCAGCTCTCGATGGTTGCGCGGAGCAGCGATGGTGCTGAGGTTCGGATACTTGCGCGACAAAGCGTTCGCCCGGTTGCTTCAGGTAGTGGCGACTATCGCAGTTTTCCAATCTGATTTGGGAACGAAAACACGCAGAACGCCATCAATAAATGGTGGGAGATGACAGATCAGCTACGGCCGCTCCCGCAGACAGTCGCAGGCATAATTGACCAGCCAGGTTATGTGGACACGGATTTCTTCTTCCTGGCGACGGTTCTTGAGCGTCTCGGCGAAGAATGGGTAGACGCGCCAAAAATCCTGACGCCCGAGCAATTTGACGAAGTCCAAGAAGTCATCGCCGGGCTCCATCTACCGGAAGACTACAGGCTATACAACGACAGCACTTTCGCTGCAGTCGTAGCAGCAGCCGTTGAGCTCCTTCCAGAGGAGGTCTGGGCGAAGCTTCATCTAGACAGGGAGTCATGGGAGAAGTCACTCAAAAGCCATCGCAACCTCATTGCTCACTCCGCCAAGCAAGGTGGGCCGCACCGAAGATTTTCGACCGGGTTGCCGCTTCGAGCGCTTCGAGATGCGACGGCGGTAGTTGTGACCTTGCTCTTCGCTCAGCACTTGGGCGTTGACGGCGATGCTTTGTCTTGTGCAGCAGATGGGCAGAGGGTTCAGCGGATCATGAAGCACAAAACAGGCACGTTGGTCTTCAATAATTCAGGACTTGAATAGAGCTCATGGCTTCAGGAGAGTGACCAGAAGCGTGGCGTACACGCCAAGTAGGGACACGATTCCGAACACAACGGTACCCACAACGTAGCGGTTGCGTGCGGTGTTGCGATCTTGCTTTGCTTCCTCATACAAATTGCGTTCGACATCGATCTGTCGCAAAACTTCTTGTTTCGCGGACTCAGTTTGCGCAGTGATGGCATCTGCAATCAAAAGCAAGGTGCCGTGCACACGGTCATCGAAGCTGGCGCGCTGGGATGCTTGCTCGGAAACCTCTTCGATTGTTAGGTCATCAACCTCCGGTGACTCAACCGCTGCAGATGCAGCTAGTTGGTTAGGTATGTACCGAGGTGTGACAGCGAATCGCAAATTAGGGAGGGTCGGAGCTAACGCTGACTGTGCAGCGATATCAGCTGCAATCTTCGAAAACTGCTCACCGATCTGAAGACTCGGGCGAACGCTCTCGCGTATCTTCCGCGTATCTTCCATCTGTACGTCAGTGAATGCCGACATATCAATACTTGAACTAGCGCTCTTCAAGATGTCCTGGACCGCTTTCGATGAAGCGAGGTTCGTAAGAGAAGCTTTGTTCGCGGCGATAATCTTCGACCAGCGGTCCTGAGATTCGATAAGAGGTTTCAGCGCCTTTTGTGCCGAAGCATATGCGGCCGGGAAACGCGGATCGTCGGGGTCGTCAAGGATTCTCCTAACGTCTCGCATTCGCATCCCGGCGAGAGGATTTGGTTCAGATAAATCTGACTCAGGTTCATCGGGAGCTTGTACGTCTACAGATTCATTGGCATCACTCGTCACCTTCACAGGCTATATCGCACCACCGCGCATTACTTACCTCATGGCAGAAGACCTCTACAACGCACGAATTCAGCAAGCCGCCACAAGCATCGCCAGCACCTGGCATGCACCACCCGCCGAACACCCGGCCATGGCCGAATGGCTTGTGGCGCAGTACGCTGACGTTTTCGTGCGCCAACCATAGGCCCCGGCGACGGCCGTGTCACGCTATCCGAGGCCTGGGCCGCTCTGCGCGACCGGCTGGTCGTCGAGGCGCGTCGGGTGGTGGGACATCGGTCCGAAAACGAATGGGCGCGGTCTGCGGCGGAGCATGGCGAGCGGGTCGAGGCGGCTGAGCGTGGGCTGCTGCGGGCGATGGTCTCGCCGGGCGTGCCAGCGCTGAACCGGTTGACTGCGGCGCGCGTGGAGACTCTGGCCTCGGTGCTCGATACTGCGCTGCCGGTTGAGGTCGTGCTTGAGTAGTCGGCCCGCGAGGTTTGTGACGCGATGCTCATCGCGTCGCTAGGTATCCCTGTATCGGCTATGGACGGAGCAACGGCGGTTATGCGCGGGGTTCTGCGCGAGCAGGCGGGGAAGCTGGTGGCGGCGCGGGCCGGGTAGCGCAGGGGAGTGTGTACCGGGAGAGCTGAGGCGCTCCGCCGGGTCATGATGGCTCGGCGGGGGCGCCTCTTTGCGTTGGCGGGCGGAAATTTGGGGACACCGCGCATTACTTAGGAGGCACAGAGATTTTGGGTCGCAAGTCCTATCGAAGGGGGTGAGGTCGCATGCGCAGATCGCTGCATCCCGCAAGCGGCTGCTTGTGAGGTCCTAGAAAGGGGTGGCAAATGCTTACCCTGGATACCAATCGGGTCTTATGCACGTTTAGGTGACATTCGATATGGCTAGTTTCTGCTGGCCTGGAAGGATGAGCCTATGCCCCTTCGCTACCCCAAAGAGTTCCGTGACGACGTCGTGAAGATCGCGTTGGACCGCGGCCCAGAGGTGACACTCGCGCAACGCGTACGACTTTGGAATCCACGTCGGCACGCTCGATAAATGGCTCCGTGAGGAACGCGTCGACCAGGGCCAGAAACCCGGTGTC
This window harbors:
- a CDS encoding maltokinase N-terminal cap-like domain-containing protein: MALMYETTMSPSKFELLASWLPTRPWFRGDVSALEKVTAYRLDDPEGEVGIEGHLVTAGDDTIYHVVLTYRGEPLADGEEFLLGTSEHGVLGTRWISDGAGDPVSRTVLAEAMAHGRSEAEQFYENAAGETSQLRPLSQLRGSGDPESAVPEMWAASVSEFGGVTIAETGFATLRIRHVLDAAALAGGGAEALAAAESGAGPEAYALRLTWAGQELPVTIAALTTVAPE
- a CDS encoding single-stranded DNA-binding protein, producing MAQSSKKGTRVPMEGCLSVHTFTDQQGQ
- a CDS encoding IS3 family transposase (programmed frameshift); the protein is MPPRYPREFRDDVIRIALNRGPEVTLAQIAKDFGIHVGTLDKWLREERVEAGEKPGVTRSENAELRELRKRNKLLKQEVQVLRRAAAYLSQAHLPKRLYPLVRELTNDGIPVQVSCRVLKLSRQPYYRWLRSPVTGRELMQAYRANALYDAHIEDPEFGYRFLADEAKSSGEPMCDRTAWRLCRDQQWWSAFGKKKARGKGRKPGPPVHDDLVQREFVAATPNELWLSDITEHWTGEGKLYLCAVKDVWSNRIVGYSIASQMTSALAVTALNNAVLRRGDVRGCVLHTDRGSQFRSRKLQRALAAHGKAGSMGRVGAAGDNAAMESFFSLLQKNVLSRGTWATRDELRSAIVIWIERTYHRRRRQARLGRLTPLEYETIMNKQVALAA